GATCCCGGAGCCCCGTCGATCGAGATAGCGCGCGATGGCGTTGTTCTCAGCGACTGGCTCGAGCAACTCGAAGTAACCGTTTCCGAGGTCGAGAAAGACGATTTCCATGCCGTCGAAGGTCTCCTGATGGGCGATCTCGGCGTCGAGCAACGACTCGTAGCGCTCTGCGAGCACCGCGGCGTCCTCGGTCGCGATCCCGGCGTGGTCGAAGCGCATAGCGGCCCGTCTCGTGGCTCCCATATCAACCTTGAGTCGGCATTGTTTTGTGAATGTGGGACAATATACACACTATGGACCGCAACGTCGGTATGACAGATCGATTCGTTCGAATGGGGCTCGGTTTCGTGGCACTGATCGCCGCACTCGCCTTGTTTGCCGGTGTCGGTGGCCTGTCCGGCACTGTCGGGACCGTCGCCGCTCCAATCGTCCTGGCAATCGTCGGTGCGGTATTGCTCGTGACAGGGTACACCCAGACCTGCCCAGCCTACCGGTTGATCGGCTTCCGGACGCTCAATCGCTGAGTGGGGTTACGTTCCAGGCTGGTGTTCGCCGAAGACGTCTCGTAACGCGTCACAGATCTCCCCGGTCGTCGCGTAGGCTTTCACTGCGTCGATCAACGGTGGCATGAGGTTGTCGCCGTTCTCGGCCGCGTCGCGAACTGCCGCCAGTGCGCTCGCGACGGCGTCGTCCTCGCGCTCTTCTCGCACTCCCTCCAGACGTTCGATCTGACGCTGCTGCTGTTGCTCGCTCACGTCTTCGATCGCGGCGTCTTGCTGGGTCTCGTCGACAGTGAACTCGTTGACGCCGACGATGATCCGCTCACCCGACTCGACTTCTTGCTGGCGTTCGTAGGCGACGTCCTGGATCTGCCGCTGGACCCATCCTGACTCGATCGCCTCGCGCATCCCGCCGCGATCGTCGACCTCGGCGATGATCTCCCGGGCTTCGGCTTCCAGATCGTCGGTCAGTGACTCGACGTAGTAGCTGCCGGCCAGCGGATCGATCGTGTCGGCGGCACCGGACTCGTGGGCGAGGATCTGCTGGGTTCGCAGCGCGGTCCGGACGCTCTGTTCGGTCGGTAGCGAGAGTGCCTCGTCTTTGCCGTTGGTGTGGAGACTCTGGGTGCCGCCGAGAACTGCCGCCAGCGCCTGGTAGGCGACCCTGACGACGTTGTTCTCTATCTGCTGGGCCGTCAGCGTCGAGCCCGCAGTCTGGGTGTGAAACTTCAACTGCTTGCTCGCCGGATCGTCTGGGTCGAACCGCTCCTCGACGATCGACGCCCAGAGCCGCCGCGCCGCACGGAACTTCGCCGCTTCCTCGAAGATGTCGTTGTAGGAAGCGAAGAAGAAAGATAGCTGGGGCGCGAACTCGTCGACGTCCAGTCCCGCGTCGAGGGCCGTCTCGACGTACTCGATGGCGTTCGCCAGCGTGAACGCGATCTCCTGGGCAGCGGTCGAGCCGGCCTCCCGGACGTGGTAGCCCGAGATCGAGATCGGATTGAACTTCGGGAGTTCCGCGGCCGCAAACTCGAAGATGTCAGTGACGATCCGCATCGACGGCTCCGGCGGGTAGATGTAGGTGTTGCGCGCGATGTACTCCTTGAGCACGTCGTTCTGGATGGTCCCCCGAAGTTCCTCGCGCGGGACGCCTTGCTGATCGCCCACCGCGACGTACATGGCCAGCAGGACGCTCGCCGGCGCGTTGATGGTCATACTCGTCGACACGTCCGAGAGCGGAATCCCGTCGAAGACCGTCTCCATATCCCGTAGCGAGTCGATGGCGACCCCCGCTTTCCCGACTTCCCCGGCAGCCATCGCAGCGTCCGAGTCGTAGCCCATCTGCGTGGGGAGGTCGAACGCCATCGAGAGGCCAGTCTGACCCTCCTCTAGCAGATAGTTGAATCGCTCGTTGGTCTCGCTCGCGGTGCCCATCCCTGCGTACTGGCGCATCGTCCAGAGCCGGCCGCGATACATCGTCGTGTAGACGCCGCGCGTGTAGGGTTCCTTTCCAGGGAAGCCGAGGTCCTCGCCGTAGTCGAGATCGGCGACGTCGGCTGGCGTGTAGAGGCGGTCGACCTGCTGGCCCCCAGTGTCGGTCCTGAACTGCTCGCGGCGCTCGCCGAACCGGTCGAGGGTCGGCTGGAGAGTCTGGTCTTCCCACTC
The Halapricum salinum genome window above contains:
- the mce gene encoding methylmalonyl-CoA epimerase; this translates as MRFDHAGIATEDAAVLAERYESLLDAEIAHQETFDGMEIVFLDLGNGYFELLEPVAENNAIARYLDRRGSGIHHLALATVDIEQALARAERMGIESLDDEPRPGAWGHDVAFLHPRDTGGVLLEFVSTN
- a CDS encoding YgaP family membrane protein: MDRNVGMTDRFVRMGLGFVALIAALALFAGVGGLSGTVGTVAAPIVLAIVGAVLLVTGYTQTCPAYRLIGFRTLNR
- a CDS encoding acyl-CoA mutase large subunit family protein, yielding MFDPDELAAIREAKAEWEDQTLQPTLDRFGERREQFRTDTGGQQVDRLYTPADVADLDYGEDLGFPGKEPYTRGVYTTMYRGRLWTMRQYAGMGTASETNERFNYLLEEGQTGLSMAFDLPTQMGYDSDAAMAAGEVGKAGVAIDSLRDMETVFDGIPLSDVSTSMTINAPASVLLAMYVAVGDQQGVPREELRGTIQNDVLKEYIARNTYIYPPEPSMRIVTDIFEFAAAELPKFNPISISGYHVREAGSTAAQEIAFTLANAIEYVETALDAGLDVDEFAPQLSFFFASYNDIFEEAAKFRAARRLWASIVEERFDPDDPASKQLKFHTQTAGSTLTAQQIENNVVRVAYQALAAVLGGTQSLHTNGKDEALSLPTEQSVRTALRTQQILAHESGAADTIDPLAGSYYVESLTDDLEAEAREIIAEVDDRGGMREAIESGWVQRQIQDVAYERQQEVESGERIIVGVNEFTVDETQQDAAIEDVSEQQQQRQIERLEGVREEREDDAVASALAAVRDAAENGDNLMPPLIDAVKAYATTGEICDALRDVFGEHQPGT